From Chryseobacterium sp. H1D6B, a single genomic window includes:
- a CDS encoding acyl-CoA thioesterase, with product MQSNEKIIKCSEEVRVRFNETDPLGIVWHGNYIVYFEDGREAFGREHGLSYLDIQKAGFVTPIVKSTCEHFLPLKYGETFRIDTTFVHSVAAKLIFRYEIFNQDNKLVCSGETIQVFLDNDGSLSLYNPEFFQTWKDKMGL from the coding sequence ATGCAGTCTAACGAGAAAATAATTAAATGTTCTGAAGAAGTCAGAGTAAGATTCAACGAGACAGATCCATTGGGAATTGTCTGGCACGGGAATTACATTGTGTATTTTGAAGACGGAAGAGAAGCTTTCGGAAGAGAACACGGCCTTTCTTATCTTGATATTCAAAAAGCAGGATTTGTTACGCCCATTGTAAAAAGTACCTGTGAACATTTTCTTCCTTTAAAATATGGTGAGACATTTAGAATAGACACTACTTTTGTACATTCTGTTGCGGCGAAACTGATCTTCAGATATGAAATTTTTAATCAGGATAATAAATTGGTGTGCAGCGGGGAAACTATTCAGGTTTTTCTGGATAATGACGGCAGTTTATCATTATACAATCCTGAATTTTTTCAAACTTGGAAAGATAAAATGGGCTTATGA
- a CDS encoding beta-ketoacyl synthase N-terminal-like domain-containing protein → MKKEVYITDYNCVTPLGMDVSSNWNALLQNQSGVAEHKIIENQDAFYASMIDNEKLNEEFNKNFDRHHFTRLEKMLLLSLKPLAAKHTITEKTAFILSTTKGNISLLKNQSALPEGAYLSNLAQKIAAFFNFKTKPIVVSNACVSGVMAVAVAKNLIQAGKYNDAFVIAGDEISEFVISGFNSFQAIGSGPCRPYDKNRDGINIGEAAATVYITSSPSENEKFRFKIAGDSAVNDANHISGPSRTGDGLYASIKNAMAEAGVSSEQIDFISAHGTATLYNDEMEAAAFNRINLQNVPLNSMKGFYGHCLGASGLLESIISMESALHSTLIPSKNFEEMGTSQPLNIIKEQQQKEIKYILKTASGFGGCNAAVVLEKC, encoded by the coding sequence ATGAAAAAGGAAGTTTACATTACAGATTATAACTGCGTCACTCCTTTAGGAATGGACGTCTCCTCCAACTGGAATGCTCTCTTGCAGAACCAGTCTGGAGTTGCAGAACATAAAATCATTGAAAATCAGGACGCTTTTTATGCTTCTATGATCGACAATGAGAAATTAAACGAAGAATTCAATAAAAATTTTGACCGTCATCATTTTACCCGGTTAGAAAAAATGCTGCTGCTCTCTTTGAAGCCTTTAGCGGCAAAACATACCATAACTGAAAAAACAGCATTCATATTATCAACTACAAAAGGAAACATCAGCCTGCTGAAAAACCAGTCTGCTCTGCCTGAAGGAGCCTACCTTTCAAATCTGGCTCAAAAAATTGCAGCCTTTTTTAATTTTAAAACGAAACCGATTGTTGTTTCAAATGCCTGTGTTTCCGGAGTAATGGCAGTTGCTGTTGCTAAAAACCTGATTCAGGCTGGAAAATATAACGATGCTTTCGTCATCGCCGGAGATGAAATTTCAGAATTCGTAATCTCAGGTTTCAATTCTTTTCAAGCTATTGGAAGCGGACCCTGCAGACCTTACGACAAAAACCGGGACGGAATCAATATCGGAGAAGCGGCTGCCACAGTATATATAACATCATCCCCATCCGAAAACGAAAAATTTAGATTTAAAATAGCAGGAGATTCAGCTGTTAATGATGCCAATCATATTTCCGGGCCTTCAAGAACGGGAGACGGACTGTATGCAAGCATAAAAAATGCAATGGCAGAAGCAGGAGTTTCGTCAGAACAGATCGATTTTATTTCTGCACACGGAACAGCCACTTTGTACAATGATGAAATGGAAGCCGCTGCTTTTAACAGAATAAATCTGCAAAATGTTCCATTAAACAGCATGAAAGGCTTTTACGGCCATTGTTTAGGAGCTTCCGGCCTGCTGGAAAGTATAATTTCTATGGAAAGTGCGCTTCACAGCACATTAATTCCTTCTAAAAATTTTGAGGAAATGGGAACTTCCCAGCCTTTAAATATTATTAAAGAACAGCAGCAGAAAGAAATCAAATATATTCTGAAGACCGCTTCAGGTTTTGGAGGATGCAACGCTGCGGTTGTTTTGGAAAAATGCTAA
- a CDS encoding 3-oxoacyl-ACP synthase, producing the protein MMKKTESCSIENSKITVNEKVIFESRSAIFSDFAKEAYKSLELNYPKFHKMDNLSKLAFLSAEMILKDQDNSRTALVFANNSSSLDTDFKYQESINSQDDYFPSPAVFVYTLPNICVGEISIKHKMQTENAFFVLAEFDEDFLNTYSHQLLISGKADKVLCGWVELYQENYTAFVYLLTL; encoded by the coding sequence ATGATGAAAAAAACAGAGAGTTGCAGCATAGAAAATTCAAAAATAACAGTTAATGAAAAAGTTATTTTTGAAAGCCGGTCTGCAATATTTTCAGATTTTGCAAAGGAAGCTTATAAAAGTTTAGAACTGAATTATCCAAAGTTTCATAAAATGGATAATCTAAGCAAGCTGGCCTTCCTGTCAGCTGAAATGATCTTAAAAGATCAGGATAACAGCAGGACGGCTTTGGTTTTCGCCAACAATTCATCAAGTTTAGACACCGATTTCAAATATCAGGAAAGTATTAATTCTCAGGACGATTACTTTCCGAGCCCTGCTGTATTTGTGTACACATTACCCAATATCTGCGTAGGTGAGATCAGTATCAAACATAAAATGCAGACTGAAAATGCTTTTTTTGTACTGGCTGAATTCGATGAAGATTTTTTAAACACGTACTCACACCAATTATTAATATCTGGAAAAGCCGATAAAGTATTGTGCGGTTGGGTAGAATTATACCAAGAAAATTATACAGCTTTTGTATATTTGCTAACCTTATAA
- a CDS encoding phosphopantetheine-binding protein: MENLKTELKNKIIDVLNLEDVSAEDIKDSDALFGGGLGLDSIDALELIVLLDKDYGIKLSDPKKGKDIFQSIEVMAKFIEENRTK, encoded by the coding sequence ATGGAAAACTTAAAAACAGAATTAAAAAATAAAATTATCGATGTCCTAAACCTTGAAGATGTATCTGCAGAAGACATCAAAGATTCAGACGCTTTATTCGGAGGCGGATTAGGATTAGATTCTATTGACGCTTTAGAATTGATTGTTCTTCTAGATAAGGATTACGGAATAAAATTATCTGATCCTAAAAAAGGAAAGGATATTTTTCAGTCTATCGAGGTTATGGCAAAGTTCATCGAAGAAAATAGAACAAAATAA
- a CDS encoding beta-ketoacyl-[acyl-carrier-protein] synthase family protein, with the protein MSHKIAITGMGIISSIGNNVEENFNSLQSGKHGISEIELFETRHAGKIKTGEIKRSNEELVKMLHLSDDNNFTRTSLLGMVAAKEAVDSAGISNINEYKTGLISSTSVGGMDITEKYFYTYEDFPDKQKYIDSHDAGSSSLAIADVLGLKGMVSTISTACSSAANAIMMGAKLIQNKVLDRVIVGGTDSLSKFTLNGFNTLMILTDSYNTPFDNDRKGLNLGEAAAYLVLESDEVVKKENKKVLAYLSGYGNANDAHHQTASSENGQGAYLAMQQALKISGIPKEEIDYINVHGTATPNNDLSEGIAMIRTFGENNVPEFSSTKAFTGHTLAAAAGIEAVYSILAIQHNLIFPNLNFKTKMEEFDLTPVTALKEKNIQHVLSNSFGFGGNCSTLIFSKS; encoded by the coding sequence ATGAGTCATAAAATTGCCATAACAGGAATGGGCATCATTTCTTCTATTGGAAACAATGTGGAGGAAAATTTTAATTCATTACAATCAGGAAAACACGGTATTTCAGAGATAGAATTATTTGAAACGCGTCATGCCGGCAAAATCAAGACTGGTGAAATAAAACGATCTAATGAGGAACTTGTAAAAATGCTTCATCTTAGTGATGACAACAATTTCACGAGAACTTCTCTTTTAGGAATGGTTGCCGCCAAAGAAGCTGTAGACAGCGCTGGAATTTCAAATATCAACGAATATAAAACAGGATTAATTTCTTCTACCAGCGTTGGCGGAATGGATATCACTGAAAAATACTTCTACACTTACGAAGACTTCCCGGACAAACAAAAATATATTGACTCCCATGATGCAGGAAGTTCTTCGCTTGCCATTGCTGATGTCTTAGGATTAAAAGGAATGGTTTCTACCATCAGTACTGCCTGCTCATCTGCTGCCAATGCCATTATGATGGGAGCAAAACTTATCCAGAATAAAGTTTTGGACCGTGTGATCGTAGGCGGAACAGATTCTCTTTCAAAATTTACGCTGAATGGATTCAACACACTGATGATCCTTACAGATTCTTATAATACTCCTTTCGACAATGACAGAAAGGGATTGAATCTGGGTGAAGCAGCGGCCTATCTAGTTCTTGAATCTGATGAGGTGGTAAAAAAAGAGAATAAAAAAGTGCTGGCTTACCTTTCCGGCTATGGAAATGCAAATGACGCCCACCATCAGACAGCTTCATCAGAGAACGGACAGGGTGCTTATTTAGCCATGCAGCAGGCTTTAAAAATTTCCGGAATTCCGAAAGAAGAAATTGACTATATCAATGTTCACGGAACAGCAACACCCAACAATGATCTATCGGAAGGAATTGCGATGATCAGAACTTTTGGAGAAAACAACGTTCCTGAATTCAGCTCAACGAAAGCATTTACAGGCCACACTTTAGCAGCAGCAGCCGGAATCGAAGCAGTCTACTCTATTTTAGCCATACAGCATAATCTAATTTTTCCAAATCTGAATTTTAAAACTAAAATGGAAGAATTCGATTTAACACCTGTAACCGCTTTAAAAGAGAAAAATATCCAGCATGTACTTTCTAATTCATTTGGATTTGGAGGAAATTGTTCAACCTTAATTTTCTCAAAATCATGA